From a single Adhaeribacter swui genomic region:
- the mtgA gene encoding monofunctional biosynthetic peptidoglycan transglycosylase, producing MALNFKIFRDLVFKLILILFALSILWVLVYKWFTPPVTLHMIERRAKAAQAKKANPRIRYNFVNLEDVAPNVPLAIMAAEDQLFMTHDGFDYKAMKGAFQKNQKSKKIVGGSTISQQVAKNVFLWHGRSYIRKLVEAYFTMLIEIFWSKHRIMEVYINIAETGDQVFGVEAAAQKYFNTSAKNLTASQAALIASVLPNPIRFSVKNPSAFTLKKRRVILRNMRQMGGTTSVKLLMQGAI from the coding sequence ATGGCCTTAAATTTTAAAATTTTTCGCGATTTAGTTTTCAAGCTAATCCTGATTTTATTTGCATTAAGCATTTTGTGGGTTTTGGTATACAAATGGTTTACGCCGCCCGTTACCCTGCACATGATTGAGCGGCGCGCCAAAGCCGCCCAGGCAAAAAAAGCTAACCCGCGTATTCGCTACAATTTTGTAAACCTGGAAGACGTAGCCCCAAACGTGCCTTTAGCCATTATGGCAGCCGAAGATCAGTTATTTATGACTCACGACGGCTTTGACTATAAAGCTATGAAAGGGGCTTTTCAGAAAAACCAGAAAAGCAAGAAAATTGTGGGCGGCAGTACCATTAGTCAGCAAGTAGCGAAAAATGTTTTTTTATGGCACGGCCGCAGCTACATCCGGAAGTTGGTGGAAGCTTACTTTACCATGTTGATTGAAATTTTCTGGAGCAAGCACCGGATAATGGAAGTGTACATTAATATTGCTGAAACCGGCGATCAGGTATTTGGGGTAGAAGCGGCGGCCCAAAAATATTTTAATACTTCGGCCAAAAACTTAACGGCTTCGCAAGCGGCTTTAATTGCCTCGGTGTTGCCCAACCCCATCCGTTTTTCTGTAAAAAATCCGTCGGCTTTTACTTTAAAAAAGCGGCGGGTAATACTACGCAACATGCGCCAAATGGGCGGCACCACCAGTGTTAAGCTACTAATGCAAGGGGCGATATAG
- a CDS encoding App1 family protein — translation MSDWKTTFVNYLGQVEEKFDDLTYRLRKRLNYFNPIQIVPYRSYGTPNRLYIKGRVLENKGIAQAGDKDTILNNLLNMYKRFESDEVMDARLQVKFQGQTHEIISDREGYFVINLEPPTPLPLDNVWHEIEVELVEAQIPYTPGIKATAEVLVPPPDAEYGIISDIDDTIIHTSAYSALSMSRVVFLNNARTRLPFAGVSEFYRSLQLGRNGKRNNPFFYVSSSPWNLYDLLKDFLDLNQIPAGPLLLRDFGLMQNKFMGGSHMGHKFKEIQNILLTYPELNFVLIGDSGQEDANIYREVVKQFPTRILAIYIRDVQLPDREKMAVAVSEELKGHSVPMLVVDNSVEAAEHAAQLGLIYQEALPEIEHEKDKDKGLKPGKETADLFGS, via the coding sequence ATGTCAGACTGGAAAACAACTTTTGTAAATTACCTGGGGCAGGTAGAAGAAAAATTTGATGATCTTACCTACCGCCTCCGGAAAAGGCTGAATTACTTTAACCCAATCCAGATTGTGCCTTACCGCAGCTACGGCACCCCCAATCGCCTATATATTAAAGGCCGTGTGCTAGAAAATAAAGGCATTGCTCAAGCCGGTGATAAAGACACGATCTTAAATAACCTCTTGAATATGTACAAGCGGTTCGAGAGCGACGAAGTAATGGATGCCCGCTTGCAAGTAAAGTTTCAAGGCCAGACGCACGAAATTATTTCGGACCGCGAAGGTTATTTTGTTATTAATCTGGAGCCACCCACTCCGTTGCCCTTAGATAATGTTTGGCACGAGATTGAAGTGGAATTAGTAGAAGCGCAAATACCCTATACTCCCGGAATTAAGGCTACCGCTGAAGTACTAGTGCCCCCACCGGATGCCGAATATGGAATAATTAGTGACATTGATGATACGATTATTCATACCAGTGCGTACAGCGCATTGAGTATGTCGCGCGTGGTTTTTTTAAATAATGCACGCACACGCTTGCCTTTTGCTGGGGTTTCGGAGTTTTACCGGTCGTTGCAGTTGGGCCGCAACGGCAAGCGCAATAATCCTTTTTTTTACGTTTCCAGCAGCCCTTGGAATTTATACGACTTGCTCAAAGATTTCCTGGATTTAAACCAAATACCAGCCGGCCCTTTGTTGCTCCGCGACTTTGGCTTAATGCAAAATAAGTTTATGGGAGGTAGCCACATGGGCCACAAGTTTAAAGAGATTCAAAATATATTGCTTACCTATCCGGAGTTAAACTTTGTATTAATCGGCGACAGCGGCCAGGAAGATGCCAATATTTACCGCGAAGTAGTAAAACAATTTCCGACGCGCATACTGGCTATTTACATCCGCGATGTGCAGTTGCCCGACCGGGAAAAAATGGCCGTAGCGGTTTCGGAAGAACTAAAAGGCCACAGCGTACCCATGTTGGTAGTGGATAACTCGGTAGAAGCTGCTGAACATGCTGCTCAACTCGGTTTAATTTATCAGGAAGCCTTACCCGAGATAGAACACGAAAAAGACAAAGATAAAGGCCTGAAACCTGGCAAAGAAACTGCTGATTTGTTCGGTAGTTGA
- a CDS encoding M48 family metalloprotease, with translation MIQFFKKCSFFGCLVAGLVVSGCAEDKNGDRLIFSIEDDMRLGAQVSQEVDSTYRAKGQLLDPANPANKAAYDHLNRIVNRILSSGKVSYRDEFVWDTKIIKDDNVLNAFATPGGHIYVFSGLIKYLDNEDQFAGVLGHEIAHADQRHSTKQLQRQYGLSILLSVALGNNPGTLTQIATSLATLKFDRNAETEADKYSVVYLGGTNYYACNGAAGFFEKILKEEQQGRTPEFLSTHPDPGNRVQAINNKAAADGCKTQLSGATTYQDFKNSLR, from the coding sequence ATGATTCAATTTTTTAAAAAATGTTCTTTTTTCGGTTGCCTGGTGGCTGGTTTAGTGGTAAGTGGCTGTGCCGAAGATAAAAACGGCGACCGCTTAATTTTTTCGATTGAAGATGATATGCGTTTAGGTGCCCAGGTGTCGCAAGAGGTAGATTCTACTTACCGGGCTAAAGGTCAGTTACTCGATCCGGCCAATCCGGCTAACAAAGCCGCCTACGATCATTTAAACCGCATTGTAAACCGTATTTTAAGTTCCGGCAAGGTTAGCTACCGCGATGAGTTTGTCTGGGATACCAAAATTATTAAAGACGACAATGTACTAAATGCATTTGCCACGCCCGGCGGGCATATTTACGTTTTTTCCGGATTAATTAAATACCTGGATAACGAAGACCAGTTTGCCGGCGTGCTGGGCCACGAAATAGCCCATGCCGATCAGCGCCACTCTACCAAGCAATTACAACGGCAGTATGGTTTATCTATACTTTTATCAGTCGCTTTAGGTAATAATCCGGGCACTTTAACCCAAATTGCTACCAGTTTAGCCACTCTTAAATTCGACCGCAACGCCGAAACCGAAGCCGATAAATATTCGGTGGTTTATTTAGGTGGTACCAATTATTACGCGTGCAATGGAGCCGCTGGTTTTTTTGAAAAAATCTTAAAAGAAGAACAACAAGGGCGTACGCCGGAGTTTTTGAGCACGCACCCCGACCCAGGTAACCGGGTACAAGCAATTAATAACAAAGCGGCGGCTGATGGCTGTAAAACGCAACTTTCTGGCGCCACCACTTACCAGGATTTTAAAAATAGCCTGCGGTAA